The genomic region AAGTCATTGGCATGACAATATGAGCCTACATATGGGCTAAGGCCCAAGTCCAGGAGCAAGAAGAAAAAGTGACGTATGATGGTTCAAACCGTATAGAAAAGAGCGCCATCAGAGGAAAATGAAGTCAATCATGGAAAGAACAAAATCAGGTGACAGTGAAGCAAAGCAGACAAAAGCGAAGCCAACTTTGCTTTTTGTCATTTCTATAATTGCATGCCTTCTCTTTCTAATTATTATTGTCTTTGAATCTTGTTGACTCCAAATTTCTTAGGAAATTGCACAATAGTACTATTGTACAAACAAAGGATGATTTTCCTTTGTGGAAATTGAATGAAATTTCACTTAAATGCTCCAATTATGTGGATGTAGTATTAATTATTCGGTCCGTTCCAGTAAATAGATGATTTAAGTTAATAACGTAAATTACTCAAGTATTTAATCTGCATTGACACTTGAGATATATATATAAAGAATTAACAAAGTGAAACTAAATTACGGGAGATGATATTAGAATAATTTTTTCATTCGAAGATGTGAAGTATACTCGTTATTTAGGAATAAGTGATTGCTGGTTTGAAATGACTATTCGAGATTTAAGAGAGTAGTGAACGAGTAAGACCCTACCAGTGGAAGCGTAAAATCCGGTGATAATTATTACTGGGAGTTATGAGCAATTTGGGAATAATTAATAATATATGGATGTTTAGTGAGATAATAATCACGATTAAGGTGTTACGTGATAACTTCGGCCTAAACATGGCCCACGACATATCGTACTGTGTTTGGCCATGTCAATTCCTATGTCGTTTTAAAATGGGTCATGGGCTGTCCGGGGACGTGCCAACCCAACGACCCGCGTATCCGCTTCCATCTCTACGTTCTCTCACATCTAACACACAGTCATAGTCCTCATAGAGTTATCAATCGTCCGTACTCCATTTATTAacattaattaacaattaactgTAGAGACAGTTACTATATTAATCTATATTGTTTTCCCAGCTTTATTATTTGTTGAAGGTGTAGCTTTTAATAAAGAAATAAAGGAGATAAATTGCAGGTGCTAAAAACAGCCTTGTTAAAATTTGTCAGCAAAATGTGTGGTGGTTTCTTTGATTCACAATAACTCTACTCACtattataatattataataatattaatattatccaaataattttaacccaaaaacaagaataaaagaaatggCGGGTGAATTTGTACAAAGCTGCTGCTGCTGATAACCAGGCGTTTCTTTTCAACTTTGATGGTGGTTCTTCCTTTAACATTTTTtaggtgattttttttttcttttttacatTTTCTCAATTGGGTAATTCATAAATTTATAATATTGTCTGTAATTGTTGATATTTGGTGGTAtaaatttataatcatgtgaaaatttaGCAATTTTTCTTGTATTTTTTTCATTCATTATACAATTCTTTTTCTTGGATTAAATGGTTCATCTTGGTTTTGCTTTTTTTTTGTAACTGGGATTTTAATGATGTGATTTGTTTGGGTTAATCTACATTTTAACTGCATTTTCTGGGAATTTACCTGCTGTAACATTGGTATTGTTAATCTTCTTCTGGGATATGCTGCTTGCTTTTTCTTGGTTAATTTGTGAATTTCAGATGATTAATCATGTTTTTTTTTCCAGGGAAATTAAGATTCTTTTCATATATCTCATGTTTCCCTTACAATAATTGATCCAAATGCATCAACTTTGTATTTTTTCGGTAGGGTCAATGATAGGGCGTCACCAGGTGTTACCGACTCTTGGTACCACCCTCTCACATGTTTATTATAGGGTATATCGTCTTAGTTGTCCCTACATGGTAGATGTGAGAGGATGGCGTCATCTCATTTTCCTTCTTGTGATATACAGAAATGTCAATATTGACAATAATGAGGCCCCGACACTAGTTTTACCTTGTTTGAACTATATATTCACACCTTTTGGGATCCAAAACTGTGGTTGATAACTTGATTAGAACCTTTCTTTGACATTTGTTTGAGATTTTACTGGTATGCTCTTCTTAGCTTCGCATTTTGTAGGTGTTTCTGCTTACGTTTTGTAGACTCGCATATCAGCATATGTGAGTCTACAAAACATTTTGTTGATTCGTTTGATAAAGTCTAGACATAACAACGACAATAACATTATCCCAGACCCCCAGTACTTCAAGGGCTCCCGCAAACTGCAGGGTAAGGTGATTAAATGAAATCTATTCTATGGTAGAGATATTTAAACTAAGAAGCTGAGGTCATAGCCTCGAAGGTGACGGTTTGGCTGTGTTTTAAATGGTTGGCATTGTTTGTTTTTCAAACACTTAGTTCCAATTTGTTTGCACATCAGAGATTCAGTAAGTTGCTTGAGCACTATATATAGGAATGACGGTCATATGGAAGGTAAATGCTTAATTGTTCACATGTTGTTTTTCCTTTGACAATGGTTTTCTTATGGCACTCAATTCCAGGTTGGAACTACACATCAAGGTGTTTCTTGTCTCATAGGTTCCAGCCTCACCGAAGACATGACTGGTAAGACTGCACGCAGAAAAGGCAAGTTTGCCTCTCGATTTTGTCTGTTCGCTAAGGTGAAATCAGCAGATAGCACCTCCGGCTTCACTCCAGTCTACCTTAATGTCTATGACTTGACTCCTGTCAATGGCTACATGTATTGGGCAGGCCTTGGTATTTTTCACACCGGTGTTGAAGGTTAGTAATTTTGTATGCTATATTCTCAAGTTTAGGAAGTCGGGCATGCGCATCATAAGTTAGTTGAACATAGTGTTCCTTTGTTGTTTTTGACAGTTCATGGTTCAGAATATGCTTTTGGCGCTCACGACTACCCCACTAGCGGTGTCTTTGAGGTTGAACCTCGACAATGTCCAGGGTTTAAGTTCAGAAAGGCAATCTTCATGGGAATGACGACATTAGATCCTACCGAAGTGAGAGAGTTCATGAAGCAACAATCTAGAAATTATTATGGTGATATGTATCACCTAATCATTAAAAACTGCAACCACTTCTGTGACGATATTTGCAACAAGTTAACAGGAAGAAGAATCCCTAGATGGGTTAATCGACTCGCAAGAATAGGTATGTTATGCTGTATTTCTTACTCTTCCTCTCTGTGAGGGTAATTTCCGTGTCATTGGGATGATCTGTGTTTCAATGCTTGGGCAGGCTCAGTGTGCAACTGCATATTACCAGACAGTCTGAAAGTGACGACTATACAAGAACCCGAACTTGAAGTATTTGAGAGCCAAGTCTTTGAATGTGAAACTAAACATTTACGGCCATTCAACTGCTTTTCATCCTTGTCAATGTCACGTAAGGAGGACGAAATTTCATCCCTGTTTCTACACACACATTATAGCGGATGCCTACCACCCTGGCAGCTAACTAGGACCAGACCGGATATCTTTGAAGACCAAGATTGACCAGAAAAGCTCTCGCCTTTCCAAAGAGTTAAATGTGTCAGGGAGTACTAAGCGGTGCAATGTCATTGTGCATAGATGTTAGGGAGTGAGTTTAAATGTGGCACCTCGCCATTTCGGTTTGTTGTATGAGAGCGTGTTTCGGCTTTACTGAGTTTTTCTAAGCAGTCATCTTGTGTTTGCTTTTGCCCAAACTGTCTGAATTCTGTACTTCCTGCACAAAGAACTGTCTCTTTGCAAGTGTGTTCACTATGAGGCTTATAATCCTTTGTTCAACTATGCATGCATTAGATGCATATAGTAAGGTACTAGGTTGAGACTTGTTTGCGAGTATTATGTGCGATGGATAAACATGAAAACAATCGCTAGACGCAAGTCATGGCTCTTCATGTTGCATTAAAATCTTCATATGTGCATCAAAGGTATGCCATGGGCAAGGGTGCTCCGCCATAGGCACCAAAGGAAGAAACCGGGCTTTGATGAAATCCGTGACTGATCCTAAAAGGACTATTATTTTGTGTGCACACCTAGGTTGCacgaaaacggacacggacacgacacggacacgcgaCACGGTACTTGAAAATTTTTAGGACACGGACACggcaaaaaaaaatcaatatacatattaaaataaagggAATTTGAAGAACTTTATAACCAACATCTAAACTTTGGTCATTTAAAGGCCACAAAATCGTAAAATGACAATCAAGATTAATGTCTTATACGTTAAAATCAACATGTCTTAATTAAAAACTACAAATTTCCAAATTACAAACCCAAATTTAAATAAGCATTCAAGtcttacaaaataaaataaaaagtatcaAAGGTTCCaaattacaaacccaaattcgaCTCTTACAATACTATTCGCCATAGTTATCAAACCGAATATTTTCCGCAAAATATATTAACATTAAAAGGCACCAGAAATAAGTTGAACAAACAATGCTCACCAAAAGCTGAAAAAAAGGGAGTTCACGGATCATCCTTTGCaccattgtaattattcattaaaCTTCTTTCGGTAAGTCGAAATAACAACTCAGTTATTCGCTTCTGAAAATTACCCCTAAATGAAACAAACCCTAACTTCAGAAAAATCTACAATAATCTCCAAatttaaaacccccaaatttaataacaacaacaataataatcattATAACGATTGATTTTGATCATTTAGAAACTTATTATTATGTATAATATATATAGAGATTAATATAGAAATAAAACATAGATTGAGAAATTAGGGGAAAATGAAAAAGCAAGATACATGGCGAGAGAGGTTGCTGGCGGCGAAGGGAAGGCTAACGGTGGCCGGACTCAGGCGAGGGGAGGCTGGAAGGCGTTGTAATGCAAGAGAAACAAGGGGAGAAATAAGATGTAAGGGAAAAATGGAAAAGTGAGATGTCGTGATAACTGATAAAATGagattttgattttaaaattgcTTATTTGGTGTGTCCATCGGACACGGGCCGTGTCCAACCATATTGGACCGTGTCCAACACGTTTTCTTTTAACATAAAAAACGGGGACACGGTTCAAGGCGTGTCCAGAACGTTTTCaggtgtccgacacggtgtccgacacgggaacacTCAAAACTAggcgtgtccgtgcaacctaggtgCACACTGTCTACCAGGAAAGCCTAAAGACGACTAATTTCAAGGTTAATTCACGTGCAAGACGATTTCCTTCATTCGCTTCTGACGGGAAGAGTCGCAGTCATATGTCATGCACAAATCCCACACTACCTAAAACGACGTTAAAAAAAACTCAAAACATACAACAGTTGACATTACCTGTGCAAGAGAGTTCGTTTATATTACCATCTTAGTAACCAAAATCCAGAGTCGAGGTGGTCGGGAAATGTTGATGAATTCTTGTTGACAAGATTACCTCGTTTTAACAGTCACCTAGGTGTTACTACTCCCTTCGTCCAtacatttgtttacctttgattaaaatatctctCACAATGAACAAAAAAGGTAAAAAATGactaggacggagggagtatcagATTACCAAATTTGAAgattatactccgtatataatagACAGCTCAAGCAATATCTAGGAGCATGGACGCAAAAGTT from Silene latifolia isolate original U9 population chromosome 3, ASM4854445v1, whole genome shotgun sequence harbors:
- the LOC141648503 gene encoding deSI-like protein At4g17486; this translates as MTGKTARRKGKFASRFCLFAKVKSADSTSGFTPVYLNVYDLTPVNGYMYWAGLGIFHTGVEVHGSEYAFGAHDYPTSGVFEVEPRQCPGFKFRKAIFMGMTTLDPTEVREFMKQQSRNYYGDMYHLIIKNCNHFCDDICNKLTGRRIPRWVNRLARIGSVCNCILPDSLKVTTIQEPELEVFESQVFECETKHLRPFNCFSSLSMSRKEDEISSLFLHTHYSGCLPPWQLTRTRPDIFEDQD